In Podarcis muralis chromosome 7, rPodMur119.hap1.1, whole genome shotgun sequence, the genomic stretch atgacttgCGGGGGTGCCAGTCAcctgtacaattctatggttgGATGTGTGGCACCACGCAGGATTGGATCCTCTTGCTTAACAGCTGCTAGAAAGGAGGCTCTGGTCCTGTGTAGCACCGCATCACAAGTgggtttgttttgggggggggagctgtttaTCAAGCAGCACCCACACCCCACAGAATTGGTGCCTCAACAATTGTTAAGCAGAGGCTTTGATCCTGTCGAGAAGGAAAGAGAGGTATCCTGAGAAGATGCAGTAGATTGTAGACTTTCCCAATCAGTTTTCCTGCCCTGTCTGCCTCTCCATCTTGCCTGGTGGCCTGTGCCCTGATAGTCACCCTGGGCatagttttaactttggaaaggcagcgTAGAAATAAAATGGTTGATTTGTTGATTGAATTTCACCAGAATCTACCTCTCTTTTCAATAATTTTCAAGTGAAATTCTGCCCCGCCCGGCCCTGCCCGCCCCCAGCCCCCGTTAATGTATAccccccattgctcagcctggacactgaggtccagctccaagggccttctgggggttccctcactgtgagaagtgaggttacaggaaaccaggcagagggcctcctcggtagtggcacccaccctgtggaacgccctcccatcagatgtcaaggaaataaagaactaatCAGTCAGGTGGACAGCatgtaaaattgttgttgttgttaaaaaacagGAAATGGTCGCAAAACTGCACAAGGCATTTTTGTTTCTGTGCCAGCATTGAATGGCATCTGTGTCACCACAAACTTTTACTCAAGGACTCATTTTGGACCAGCTCCTCTGGCTTTTCAGACGATGGGGGAAGCTGCCGTCTTAGCCCACAAAGGGGAAGTTGTGGTCTCTTCTGAGCTCAGTGTTGTCGGTGGTTTCACAACTTCCAGAATGTGTGATGCTCCAGGCATGGGGTGAAGGAGGGCCTCGGGGGAGCAAGACACAGTCAAGCTTGGCAGCCCAAAGAGAAAATCACATCAAGAAGTTGTTGCAGACGCAGATCGTGATATTGGAAGCGTATAGAGAGCTCTGCTTGCATTGTGATTGCACATGAGAAGCCCAGGCATGATGAGTCCTCACAGGTGCTCAGCCTAGAGATTAAACCAGGTTATCACTGCCATCTCAAGAGTTATTCCTTAGGCCAGTTGTTAGAAGCTGCGGGACTGGAGAACACTCTTGTTTTCAGTTCCTGTTTGCTGGTTCCCGCAGGCACCTAGTTGACcattgtgagagcagaatgctggacttgatggacaATGGCAggctcatccagcaggctcatgtTCTTATATGTGAATGTTCTGGTATTCCTCATCCAACATACCTCATTGAATTCAGGAGGACTTACTTATAAGCAGTAATTCTAAGAAGCAATTAAAATTGTTTCAGCAGTTTGCTTCATTACAGGGTGTGTGCCTTGCATTGTAGAAGTGGGATTGAATGtaggactacagttctcaggcaAATTCTCCTAACACATTttcctacacccccccccccaaaaaaaaagtgtacGTCAGTCaaaatggcattaaaaaaaatgtgtttattaagagaaaattgcactaaaatgctcgaaaattgtcattttttaaattgctgcagaaatgtggagaaccaaatttaagactggaaaaataagaaacaaaaaatgcCAAATTTGGtatatccttccatccctagtcaTGCCTAATTTggagccattcatttcaatgggtctactctgaataaaacttagttggatacaactctcaGTTGGCACacgtaaaatacagtggtacctcggttttcaagcatcttggaagtcaaacgttagGGTTTTCAAGCACCCAAAACCCGGAAGaaattgcttctgttttcgaatgcgcctcagaagtcaaacggcttccgctattgattgattgattgattgattgattgattccaaTGACtttgcagactgccctttgcgcctcagttgtagaacgtttcagaagttaaatggtcttctggaacagattacgttggacaaccaaggtaccactgtgatagatagatagatagatagatagatagatagatagatagatgatagatagatagatagatagatagatagatagatagatgagaaaAGCCTAAGAAAGAAATCAAATCCAATACCAGCCAATAAAGACTGAAGATGCTCAGTGATCACAGAATGCTGAATGTCTATTgtagggagaggggagctggaaggagaggaatGGAATATCTTGAGAGAAGAAATGGCCAGCTGGCTGGAACACTGAACAAGGGCACACACTCCACACTACAACTATTCTTAGAGGTCCCACTCATTCCCACTGATAGCATATTTAAGGGCTCTGCACTAACTGGTACCACAGCAATATGGCGGCCCCTGACAGGTGTTAAGTCAGTATTTTTTAGCGTACTGCCAATAATCCAAGGTGTGAGATTTAGAGCGGGAAGAAAGACACTAAATATGGCCTGTTTCCTTTCTGCAGACATCATGAACTCCTCCTCAGCTGACCAGGTTGACACCACACCGGTAGAAGCCGCCATGCGCCACATCGCCATAGTAACCAACGTCATCATTCTGATCCTGGGCGTTAGCGGCAACGGGCTGGTGGTGTGGGCCGTAGCCAAGCGGGAGAAGCGCAAAACCTTCACCTCCACCTGCTACCTCAACCTGGCTGTGGCAGACCTCCTCTTCTCGGCCGGCCGTATCCCTGCCCTTGTGCAGGAGATCATGTACTCCAGCTGGCCCTTTGGCCTCGCCTTGTGCAAGCTCCACACTTTTGCCCGCTACCTCACGGTCTTCACCAGCGTCTTCGTCCTCACCGTCATCAGCGTACACCGCTGCCTGTTGATCGCGAGGCCCGTCTGGGCCCGCAACCACCAGGGCCCTCGCTTTCAAGTCCTGGCATGCGCTGGGGCATGGATGCTAGCTCTCGCCTTCAGCATCCCTTATCTGGTGGTGCGCCATGttgaaataaaaaatggattGCCCTACTGTGTCTATCGGGGAGATCTCAAGAGAGCCACAGACCTGCCCCTGAGGCTGAGCAGGTTCTTTGGAGCGTTCCTGGTGCCCTTCATCATCATCGCTGTGGCCTACTTGGTTTTGATTTGCAAGCTCCGAGGACGGCGCTGGGAGGGCTCCCACCGCACCTTCGCTTTGGTGGCCACCATCGTGGTGCTCTTCTTCGTCTGCTGGCTCCCCCACCACATCTTCGTACTTCTCAGCACCGTGTCAGTAGAAAAGCACATGTGGGGGATTGGGCTCAAGCTGTCGAATGCTCTGGCGTACCTCCACAGTTGTGTCAACCCCGTGCTGTATGGCTTCGTGGGGTATGTCCGAAACAGGGGCCTCCATCGGCGGGCTTCTTTCTTGGGGCTCTTCCGCAAAGCACTAACTGAAGAGGATGAGGTCTCCGCTGGGGCAGAAGCATCACGGAGCCTTAGTCAGAAGGTCTGAGAAGCAGTGAAATGTTGGGACATTCTCACAGGGAAGGCTTTGCCATGAAGTCCCCTGGCTACTTTACTTTCAGAAAAGATGGGAGGTTGCAGTGCCTGTAACAAGAGATCTGGTGATCAGGAGAGCTGACTTTGATTCTGTACCTGTGACTTCCTTGATACCCAGAGCTGGATCTAGGCTTTAAATGCGCTCTCCAGAAAGATGACTTCTGTGGGCTTATTGCCTCCACCTAAACACTGCCCATTTCCCTCTGCATCTGGACCTAATTTCAACCACTACCTAGAGCAGTAGGCAGActaaggcagctgcctccagAAGCAGACTTTGGGTGTTATGAAAACACTGTTATTTAGTTTAATCATATTGTATTTTTCTGTCAGAGAGGGGTGAGATGGTTTTCGATTTTTTGCCTCTGGAGCCAAAACAACTTGACTAGCCTTGGAAACTTTGCACCTTGATTTAGAACTGAGGAGTGAGGAGCATCTGCCTTGGGCCACCAAGTGTCCTGGGTCTCCTCTGCTCCAGAAAATAATGGcaaagatatttgaagatgactatcatatttCCACCCAGTctcatccaggctaaacatacccaactccctcaaccattcctcataaggcttggtttccagactcttgatcatcttggtcactctcctctgaacaccttccagcttgtcaatgtccatcttaaattgtggtgcccagacctggtcacaggactccaggtatggtctgatcaaagcagaatagagtggtgctattacttcccttgaattGGACACTAtacttgatgcagcctagaagaacattagcctcttttcttttcttttttgctgatgCATCATGCTGTTGACTCACgtcaagcttgtggtctactaagacccctagatcctcttcacatgtactactagcaagCCAGGTGACCCCATTTTATATTGGTGCAACTGATTATTTCtttctaagtgtagaaccttacatttgtaccTATTAAAATTTGTTTCATTacttttggcccagttctccaatctgttaaggtcgtcTGGCATCCCAATTCTCTCTTCTGTAGCATTAGCTACTGCTTccagtttggtatcatctgcaaattggTCATAGGGCTTCAGTAAATTTTGAAATTGGATTTGAATTAACTCTTGGCTTTAATAGGATGCATTTGATGTGAATTTAATTTTGGCTTGTTTTCTATTTTGATATTTGCTACATTCTGTTATATTGACTTCCATTCCGATCTGCTAATTGAattgttgttttctgttttgctgtCCTGTGCTATGGGCTTCCCTGGGAAAGCAAAAACGCAGGATATAAGCAGCGGATAAAATGGAAGAGAAAGGACGTTCTAGAAATTTCAGCTTAGTGTGAACACGTGCAAAATTGCCTTTGAAGAAGTTGTCTGTCCCCATCGCCGCCACCACCTGGTTTCATTATCCCTCGGCCATCTGTACTCAGGGAGGTGTGTGTTACAGCTTTCTATCCTCTAAAGGTCACTCTCCTATCCTTTCAGGACTACCTCATAAACAATACACAGTCTAGACAGTCTCTTTCCAAAGAACAGATATATTATATTATCCATCAACCTAATTTGTCCTCCTTTTTCTCTGTCTTTCTTAGAAGGTTCAATTATTGCACACATAAAGTTCCTACTCAACTACATTCTGTCTCATGAGGCCTTTCCATTCCTTTTGATAAGGCTTGATCCTGACCTGCATTTTCCTGCTGCCTAATCCCTGGGTCACTGCAGGGCCCATCATGGATGCAAGGATATATATTTGGAAATGACAGGGCAATGTGTTTAGCGAGAAATGCTTGCTCAAAGGCATTTCTGTTA encodes the following:
- the LOC114603479 gene encoding chemerin-like receptor 1, giving the protein MRHIAIVTNVIILILGVSGNGLVVWAVAKREKRKTFTSTCYLNLAVADLLFSAGRIPALVQEIMYSSWPFGLALCKLHTFARYLTVFTSVFVLTVISVHRCLLIARPVWARNHQGPRFQVLACAGAWMLALAFSIPYLVVRHVEIKNGLPYCVYRGDLKRATDLPLRLSRFFGAFLVPFIIIAVAYLVLICKLRGRRWEGSHRTFALVATIVVLFFVCWLPHHIFVLLSTVSVEKHMWGIGLKLSNALAYLHSCVNPVLYGFVGYVRNRGLHRRASFLGLFRKALTEEDEVSAGAEASRSLSQKV